One stretch of Corallococcus soli DNA includes these proteins:
- a CDS encoding PrkA family serine protein kinase, with protein sequence MEAKGYLQEVGAQVSADFVKNRSILSFEEYLTLFFADPRGQARNAAQYLRDVMDHYGTEQVPHPTGTIRRFKVFDAPSTDRDGRVAGQEEVQNALYRLLGNFVRAGRINKLIMLHGPNGSAKSSLVNALKQGMEDYSRQPQGALYRIAWVFPSEKLIKGSIGFGERPGTGSGEGELTTFAHLDAESLDLRMPCELRDHPLFAVPPTERKNLLEGALKKKGLGNGDGEAGDFILSDYLRDGELCAKCRRIYTALLNAYGGDYLKVLRHVQVERFYVSRRYQVGTVTVEPQMSVDAAAQQISADRTQLNLPAALHSTVLFEPHGPLVHANRGLIEYADLLKRPLEAFKYLLGFSETSEVPLEPFVLQLDEVLIASSNEKHLSAFKELPDFASFKGRIELVRVPYLRRYKVEQEIYDAQITATSVGKHVAPHATEVAAMWAVLTRLKKPIPDRYPPNVKPLVDQVAPVEKLHLYEEGGAPGRLSTTNTKELLKLREEMYEESESYPNYEGRSGASAREIKTALFNAAQNPDYKCLHALAVLEELQALCKDKSVYEFLLQEVMDGYHDHEAFVRVVETEYLDRVDSEVRDSMGLVSEGQYRELVERYIQSVSHWVRGEKMRNRVTGESEKPDEARMAEVEAIVMPQGEAPADFRRGLIASIGAHRLDNPDGVMDYPRIFPDMFKRLRDHYFEERKRVLRKNKENVLKYLSEDRNQLTPREQSQVQDTLKTMAERYGYCESCAKDAILFLMRQRYA encoded by the coding sequence GTGGAAGCGAAGGGCTATCTGCAGGAGGTGGGCGCGCAGGTGAGCGCCGACTTCGTCAAGAACCGGTCCATCCTGTCCTTCGAGGAGTACCTGACGCTCTTCTTCGCGGACCCGCGAGGCCAGGCGCGCAACGCGGCGCAGTACCTGCGGGACGTGATGGACCACTACGGCACCGAACAGGTGCCGCACCCCACCGGCACCATCCGGCGCTTCAAGGTCTTCGACGCGCCCTCCACCGACCGGGACGGCCGCGTCGCCGGGCAGGAGGAGGTCCAGAACGCCCTCTACCGGCTGCTGGGCAACTTCGTGCGCGCAGGCCGCATCAACAAGCTCATCATGCTGCACGGCCCCAACGGCAGCGCGAAGTCCAGCCTCGTCAACGCGCTGAAGCAGGGGATGGAGGACTATTCCCGCCAGCCGCAGGGGGCGCTGTACCGCATCGCCTGGGTCTTCCCGTCGGAGAAGCTCATCAAGGGCTCCATCGGCTTCGGCGAGCGCCCGGGGACGGGCTCCGGCGAGGGTGAGCTGACCACGTTCGCCCACCTGGACGCGGAGTCCCTGGACCTGCGGATGCCGTGTGAGCTGAGGGACCACCCGCTCTTCGCGGTGCCCCCCACGGAGCGCAAGAACCTCCTGGAGGGCGCGCTCAAGAAGAAGGGCCTGGGCAACGGCGACGGGGAGGCGGGGGACTTCATCCTCTCCGACTACCTGCGCGACGGCGAGCTGTGCGCCAAGTGCCGCCGCATCTACACCGCGCTGCTGAACGCCTACGGGGGCGACTACCTGAAGGTGCTGCGGCACGTGCAGGTGGAGCGCTTCTACGTGTCGCGCCGCTACCAGGTGGGCACGGTGACGGTGGAGCCGCAGATGAGCGTGGACGCCGCCGCGCAGCAGATCTCCGCGGACCGCACCCAGCTCAACCTGCCCGCCGCGCTGCACAGCACGGTGCTCTTCGAGCCGCACGGCCCCCTGGTGCACGCCAACCGCGGCCTCATTGAATACGCGGACCTGCTCAAGCGCCCGCTGGAGGCGTTCAAGTACCTGCTGGGCTTCAGCGAGACGAGCGAGGTGCCCCTGGAGCCCTTCGTGCTCCAACTGGACGAGGTGCTCATCGCCTCCTCCAACGAGAAGCATCTGTCCGCCTTCAAGGAGCTGCCGGACTTCGCGTCGTTCAAGGGCCGCATCGAGCTGGTGCGCGTGCCGTACCTGCGCCGCTACAAGGTCGAGCAGGAGATCTACGACGCGCAGATCACCGCCACCAGCGTGGGCAAGCACGTCGCGCCGCACGCCACGGAGGTGGCCGCGATGTGGGCGGTGCTCACGCGCCTGAAGAAGCCCATCCCGGACCGCTACCCGCCCAACGTGAAGCCCCTGGTGGACCAGGTGGCGCCGGTGGAGAAGCTGCACCTGTACGAGGAGGGTGGGGCGCCCGGCCGCCTGAGCACGACGAACACCAAGGAGCTGCTCAAGCTGCGCGAGGAGATGTACGAGGAGTCGGAGTCCTACCCGAACTACGAGGGCCGCTCCGGCGCCAGCGCGCGGGAGATCAAGACCGCGCTCTTCAACGCCGCGCAGAACCCCGACTACAAGTGCCTGCACGCGCTGGCGGTGCTGGAGGAGCTGCAGGCGCTCTGCAAGGACAAGAGCGTCTACGAGTTCCTCCTCCAGGAGGTCATGGACGGCTACCACGACCATGAGGCCTTCGTGCGCGTGGTGGAGACCGAGTACCTGGACCGGGTGGACTCGGAGGTGCGCGACTCCATGGGGCTGGTGTCGGAGGGGCAGTACCGGGAGCTGGTGGAGCGCTACATCCAGAGCGTCAGCCACTGGGTGCGCGGGGAGAAGATGCGCAACCGCGTGACGGGCGAGTCGGAGAAGCCGGACGAGGCGCGCATGGCGGAGGTGGAGGCCATCGTGATGCCGCAGGGGGAAGCGCCCGCGGACTTCCGCCGGGGGCTCATCGCCTCCATCGGCGCGCACCGGCTGGACAACCCGGACGGCGTGATGGACTACCCGCGCATCTTCCCGGACATGTTCAAGCGCCTGCGCGACCACTACTTCGAGGAGCGCAAGCGCGTGCTGCGCAAGAACAAGGAGAACGTCCTCAAGTACCTCTCCGAGGACCGCAACCAGCTGACGCCGCGCGAGCAGTCCCAGGTGCAGGACACGCTCAAGACGATGGCGGAGCGCTACGGCTACTGCGAGTCCTGCGCGAAGGACGCCATCCTGTTCCTCATGCGCCAGCGCTACGCGTGA
- a CDS encoding S1 family peptidase, giving the protein MNRLLLGTPVLLALVSCASAPSPGPAQAPVAMHTQAPFVVERVRSMPAPVAQPTRKAMVRRILPLNVRLVTTEGGKMRRAASGVVIGTEVGASGPVSYVLTNAHAVEQGDLVDPVLKVVLDRRAESHEYAAEVVAMGQVPDVDLALLRVPGVTWPAAELAGDDELEPGEDVVVAASPYGRALSISGGMVSQVEWDKETKHPRMLKTDAPIGYGASGGGIFSLETGRLLAIVEGYRTAKVDFEVAAQNYSFDVPMPGETFAAPSAKVRGFLQAKGFGRLLERATDADGAGPQKTASR; this is encoded by the coding sequence ATGAACCGGTTGCTGTTGGGCACCCCCGTCCTGTTGGCCCTCGTGTCGTGCGCCAGTGCCCCGTCTCCGGGCCCGGCGCAGGCCCCGGTGGCGATGCACACGCAGGCCCCCTTCGTGGTGGAGCGCGTGCGCTCCATGCCCGCGCCCGTGGCCCAGCCGACGCGCAAGGCCATGGTGCGGCGCATCCTCCCGCTCAACGTGCGGCTGGTGACGACGGAGGGCGGCAAGATGCGCCGCGCGGCGTCGGGCGTCGTGATTGGCACGGAGGTGGGGGCCTCCGGGCCCGTCAGCTACGTGCTCACCAACGCGCACGCGGTGGAGCAGGGGGACCTGGTGGACCCGGTGCTCAAGGTCGTGTTGGATCGGCGCGCGGAGTCGCACGAATACGCTGCGGAGGTGGTCGCCATGGGCCAGGTGCCGGACGTGGACCTGGCGCTCCTGCGCGTGCCGGGCGTGACGTGGCCCGCGGCGGAGCTGGCCGGGGACGACGAGCTGGAGCCGGGCGAGGACGTGGTGGTGGCGGCGTCGCCGTACGGCCGCGCGCTCTCCATCTCCGGCGGCATGGTGTCCCAGGTGGAGTGGGACAAGGAGACGAAGCACCCGCGCATGCTGAAGACGGACGCGCCCATCGGGTACGGGGCCTCCGGGGGCGGCATCTTCAGCCTGGAGACAGGCCGGCTGCTGGCCATCGTGGAGGGCTACCGCACCGCGAAGGTGGACTTCGAGGTGGCCGCGCAGAACTACAGCTTCGATGTCCCCATGCCCGGGGAGACGTTCGCCGCGCCCAGCGCCAAGGTGCGCGGCTTCCTCCAGGCGAAGGGCTTCGGCCGCCTGCTGGAGCGCGCCACGGACGCGGACGGTGCGGGTCCGCAGAAGACCGCCAGTCGCTGA